DNA sequence from the Vicia villosa cultivar HV-30 ecotype Madison, WI linkage group LG3, Vvil1.0, whole genome shotgun sequence genome:
TAAGCTACTCTAAAAATTGTATGGTTGAACCCATTCGCAACATCAAATCTTCCAATGTGAAACAAATTAGAAAGGAAGACTTTACCAGTGTTCATCCCAAACCACCTGTTTCTACTCAATCTGGGCCATCTAACAATACAAGTAGTTATCATGTTTCAAAGGGGAAAGATGATAAGTCAAAGGTATGTAAAGACTTTAAGCATGTTGTTTCTTCAGTAACGGAGAAGTCAGAGGTAGCCCCCAATATTCCTTTCAATAATCATGACAGCAGACCCTTACCACCACAGAGGACGAGGACATATTCAAATCGATTTGTCACAAAATTTGGTTCCAACAGGCCAACTTCAAACTCACAGATGTTGGGTTCTTTCAACGAAAGCTTCAATAAACACCCCAGGGATCTGAAAACATCAGTAAGAAATGCTTCGACAAAAACCCATTATACAAAGACAGGCCGCCGCAGTGTGGAAGTCGTTAAAGATATACTGCAACAGTTAAGGTGGGGTCCTGCTACAGAGGAGGCTCTTTATAACCTGAATTTTTCGATAGATGCGTATCAAGGTAACCAAGTCCTAAAGCAACTTGAAGACCATTCAGTTGCTCTAAATTTCTTTTACTGGTTAAAGCAACAACCTGATTTCCGGCATGATGGGCATACTTACACCACCATGGTTGGTATTCTGGGGCGTGCAAGAGAGTTTGGTGCAATAAACACATTGCTAGAACAGATGGTCAAGGATGGATGTCAGCCTAATGTTGTAACATATAATCGCCTAATTCATAGTTATGGCCGTGCAAACTACCTAAAGGAAGCActgaatgttttcaaacaaatgCAGGAAAAGCGGTGTGAGCCTGATCGTGTCACTTACTGCACACTTATTGATATCCATGCAAAAGCTGGATTTCTCGATGTGGCGATGTCCATGTATGAAAGAATGCAACAAGTTGGCCTTTCTCCCGACACGTTTACTTACAGTGTAATGATTAACTGTTTGGGAAAATCTGGTAATTTAGCTGCTGCTGACAGACTATTTTGTGAAATGGTTGATCAGGGTTGTGTTCCTAATATTGTCACCTACAATATTATGATTGCTTTGCAAGCAAAGGCAAGGAATTATGAGACAGCGTTGAAACTATATCGTGACATGCAGAATGCAGGATTTAAACCTGACAAAGTTACCTATAGCATTGTAATGGAGGTTCTTGGTCACTGTGGGTATCTTGAGGAAGCAGAAGCAGTCTTTGTTGAGATGAAGCAGAGGAATTGGGTTCCAGACGAACCTGTTTATGGTCTTCTGGTAGACCTATGGGGAAAGGCTGGTAATGTTGAGAAGGCTTGGGAATGGTACGGAGCAATGCTCAGAGCTGGCCTGCTTCCGAATGTACCGACTTGCAATTCACTTCTCAGTGCATTTCTTAGGGTGCATCGATTGGCAGATGCATATAATCTTCTCCAAAGCATGGTAGCTCTCGGCCTAAGGCCTTCTTTGCAGACATATACTTTGCTACTCAGCTGTTGTACAGATGCACAATCACAGTATGATATGGGATTTTGTTGTGAGTTGATGAAAGTCAGTGGCCATCCTGCTCATGCATTTTTACAGTCAATGCCGGCAGCAGGGCCTGATGGTCAAAATGTGAGGGATCATGCAAGCAAATTCTTGGACTTGATGCATTCAGAGGATAGAGAGGGAAAACGAGGGCTTGTAGATGCAGTGGTGGATTTTCTTCACAAATCCGGGCTCAAAGAAGAGGCCGGTTCGGTTTGGGAGGTGGCTGCCAAAAGAAATGTATATCCAGATGCCGTGAAGGAGAAAAGCTGTTGTTACTGGCTCATTAATCTTCATGTCATGTCAGATGGAACAGCCGTAACTGCATTGTCTAGGACACTAGCTTGGTTTCGCAAACAGATGCTGGTATCCGGGGTTAGCCCTAGCCGGATAGATATCGTGACTGGATGGGGCCGAAGAAGCAGGGTCACAGGTTCTTCTCTTGTTAGACAGTCAGTGCATGAACTGTTGCATCTATTCAGCTTTCCTTTTTTCACTGAAAATGGAAATTCAGGTTGTTTTGTAGGCTGTGGGGAGCCTCTTAGTCAATGGTTGCTCCACCCTTATGTGGAACGAATGCATTTACTCTAGTTGCTTGTTATAGAATCGTTACATTTATACCTTTTACTATTTATAAGCTATTGTACTGCTAAGTTAATGTATTTCTAGAATGGCAATCTATATTTATTCATGTTCATGTTTTTACCGCCCTTTTCACGTGTCTAAATAAAATGTAGTATGTATTAGGTTTAAATTATCACTTTTTCTGTGTCTGTCTTGTATGGAGTTGGATACTAAGTTGGTTTTGGTGTCAAAATAAACATGTTTTTAAAGAGAAATATATGGTTTTTGTTTCTTAtacaactagtaacaaacccgtgcatttgcacgggttctggtacgggacgcgaatttgttttaaatatatattttttaatagaaaaatgtctgatatccgtaaaaaaaataataattgaatgt
Encoded proteins:
- the LOC131662550 gene encoding pentatricopeptide repeat-containing protein At1g74750-like yields the protein MQNMLRSKPINTLSSTARSFFLGGGTRCNAPDANSCTCHEDETCLSIRQQRKNEGLLAQNPTPSQLQGIPASGTGSHKVQGAGNMQQVTSTSRPSSKSDSVKYACVAEDIQNHVTHSAPIDSDQFYRAGIAAVNFISDIVHSKLPLSDGMGILSYSKNCMVEPIRNIKSSNVKQIRKEDFTSVHPKPPVSTQSGPSNNTSSYHVSKGKDDKSKVCKDFKHVVSSVTEKSEVAPNIPFNNHDSRPLPPQRTRTYSNRFVTKFGSNRPTSNSQMLGSFNESFNKHPRDLKTSVRNASTKTHYTKTGRRSVEVVKDILQQLRWGPATEEALYNLNFSIDAYQGNQVLKQLEDHSVALNFFYWLKQQPDFRHDGHTYTTMVGILGRAREFGAINTLLEQMVKDGCQPNVVTYNRLIHSYGRANYLKEALNVFKQMQEKRCEPDRVTYCTLIDIHAKAGFLDVAMSMYERMQQVGLSPDTFTYSVMINCLGKSGNLAAADRLFCEMVDQGCVPNIVTYNIMIALQAKARNYETALKLYRDMQNAGFKPDKVTYSIVMEVLGHCGYLEEAEAVFVEMKQRNWVPDEPVYGLLVDLWGKAGNVEKAWEWYGAMLRAGLLPNVPTCNSLLSAFLRVHRLADAYNLLQSMVALGLRPSLQTYTLLLSCCTDAQSQYDMGFCCELMKVSGHPAHAFLQSMPAAGPDGQNVRDHASKFLDLMHSEDREGKRGLVDAVVDFLHKSGLKEEAGSVWEVAAKRNVYPDAVKEKSCCYWLINLHVMSDGTAVTALSRTLAWFRKQMLVSGVSPSRIDIVTGWGRRSRVTGSSLVRQSVHELLHLFSFPFFTENGNSGCFVGCGEPLSQWLLHPYVERMHLL